The proteins below are encoded in one region of Apium graveolens cultivar Ventura chromosome 4, ASM990537v1, whole genome shotgun sequence:
- the LOC141721173 gene encoding plasma membrane ATPase 4 produces MGLSLEEIKNETVDLEKIPIEEVFEQLKCTREGLSADEGENRLQIFGPNKLEEKKESKLLKFLGFMWNPLSWVMEAAAIMAIALANGNGKPPDWQDFVGIMCLLVINSTISFIEENNAGNAAAALMAGLAPKTKVLRDGRWSEQDAAILVPGDIISIKLGDIVPADARLLEGDALKIDQSALTGESLPVTKNPYDEVFSGSTCKQGEIEAVVIATGVHTFFGKAAHLVDSTNQVGHFQKVLTAIGNFCICSIAVGMLVEIVVMYPIQHRKYRDGIDNLLVLLIGGIPIAMPTVLSVTMAIGSHRLSQQGAITKRMTAIEEMAGMDVLCSDKTGTLTLNKLSVDKNLIEVFAKGFDKENVLLCAARASRTENQDAIDAAIVGTLADPKEARAGIREVHFLPFNPVDKRTALTYIDSDGNWHRASKGAPEQILTLCNCKEDQKKKVHAMIDKFAERGLRSLGVASQVVPEKSKDSAGGTWQFVGLLSLFDPPRHDSAETIRRALNLGVNVKMITGDQLAIAKETGRRLGMGTNMYPSSSLLGQHKDESIAALPIEELIEKADGFAGVFPEHKYEIVKKLQERKHICGMTGDGVNDAPALKKADIGIAVADATDAARSASDIVLTEPGLSVIISAVLTSRAIFQRMKNYTIYAVSITIRIVFGFMFIALIWKFDFSPFMVLIIAILNDGTIMTISKDRVKPSPLPDSWKLKEIFATGVVLGGYLALLTVIFFWLIKDTDFFPDKFGVRSIRHNPEEMMAALYLQVSIVSQALIFVTRSRSWSFVERPGFLLLGAFMIAQLLATLIAVYANWGFARIHGCGWGWAGVIWLYSIVFYFPLDIMKFATRYALSGKAWQNMIDNRTAFSTKKDYGKEEREAQWALAQRTLHGLQPPEASNIFNDKSSYRELSEIAEQAKRRAEVARLRELHTLKGHVESVVKLKGLDIDTIQQHYTV; encoded by the exons GAGAAGATTCCGATAGAGGAAGTTTTTGAGCAGTTAAAATGTACCCGGGAAGGTCTAAGCGCAGACGAGGGAGAAAACAGGCTTCAGATCTTTGGGCCCAACAAATTAGAAGAGAAAAAA GAAAGCAAACTGCTCAAGTTTCTCGGGTTTATGTGGAATCCGCTCTCATGGGTCATGGAAGCTGCTGCTATAATGGCTATTGCACTGGCCAACGGTAATGGGAAACCTCCAGATTGGCAAGATTTTGTCGGCATTATGTGCCTGCTTGTCATCAACTCAACAATCAGTTTCATTGAAGAAAACAATGCTGGTAACGCTGCTGCAGCACTTATGGCTGGTCTGGCTCCCAAAACCAAG GTTCTTAGAGATGGTCGATGGAGTGAACAAGATGCTGCAATTTTGGTTCCCGGAGACATCATTAGTATCAAACTGGGAGACATTGTTCCTGCAGATGCACGTCTTCTTGAGGGCGACGCTTTAAAGATTGATCAATCTGCCCTCACAGGAGAATCACTTCCAGTGACCAAGAATCCATATGATGAAGTGTTCTCTGGTTCAACTTGTAAACAAGGTGAGATCGAAGCTGTTGTCATTGCTACTGGGGTTCATACTTTCTTTGGAAAGGCTGCACATCTTGTCGACAGCACAAACCAAGTTGGCCACTTCCAAAAGGTGCTTACAGCTATTGGAAACTTTTGTATCTGTTCCATTGCTGTCGGAATGTTGGTCGAGATTGTTGTCATGTACCCAATTCAGCACAGGAAGTATCGGGATGGAATTGACAATCTCTTGGTTCTATTGATCGGAGGTATTCCCATTGCTATGCCCACGGTTCTTTCAGTCACAATGGCTATTGGATCACACAGACTATCACAACAAGGAGCCATTACTAAGAGAATGACTGCTATAGAAGAGATGGCCGGTATGGACGTCCTTTGTAGTGACAAGACAGGGACGTTGACCCTTAACAAACTGAGTGTTGATAAGAACTTGATTGAGGTATTTGCAAAGGGCTTTGATAAGGAAAATGTCTTGCTTTGTGCGGCACGAGCTTCGAGGACTGAAAATCAAGATGCCATTGATGCTGCTATAGTTGGAACACTTGCTGATCCTAAAGAG GCTCGAGCTGGTATTAGAGAAGTACACTTCCTTCCCTTCAATCCCGTGGACAAGAGGACTGCCTTGACTTACATTGATTCTGATGGAAATTGGCACAGAGCCAGCAAGGGTGCTCCTGAACAG ATCCTTACTCTCTGCAATTGCAAGGAAGATCAAAAGAAGAAGGTTCATGCCATGATTGATAAATTTGCGGAACGTGGACTAAGATCATTGGGTGTTGCAAGCCAG GTGGTGCCTGAGAAATCAAAAGACAGTGCTGGTGGTACATGGCAATTTGTCGGATTGTTGTCTCTCTTTGATCCTCCAAGGCATGATAGTGCTGAGACTATCCGCAGGGCTCTTAATCTTGGTGTAAATGTCAAGATGATTACTG GTGATCAACTTGCCATTGCAAAGGAGACTGGACGGAGACTTGGAATGGGAACAAATATGTATCCATCTTCTTCTTTGCTTGGTCAACACAAGGATGAATCAATAGCTGCACTTCCCATAGAAGAATTAATTGAAAAGGCAGATGGATTTGCTGGAGTTTTTCCTG AGCACAAATACGAAATCGTAAAGAAGTTGCAAGAGAGGAAGCATATATGTGGTATGACTGGAGATGGTGTCAATGATGCCCCTGCTTTGAAGAAGGCAGACATTGGAATTGCAGTAGCCGATGCTACTGATGCAGCACGAAGTGCTTCTGACATTGTTCTTACTGAACCTGGGCTTAGTGTTATTATAAGCGCAGTGCTAACCAGTAGAGCAATTTTCCAGAGGATGAAAAATTACACA ATATATGCAGTATCCATCACAATTCGTATTGTG TTTGGATTTATGTTTATTGCTTTGATATGGAAGTTTGACTTTTCTCCATTCATGGTTTTGATTATTGCCATCCTAAATGACG GAACTATAATGACAATCTCGAAGGATAGAGTAAAACCATCCCCACTGCCTGATAGCTGGAAGTTGAAAGAGATATTTGCTACTGGCGTAGTGCTCGGAGGTTACTTAGCTTTATTAACTGTTATCTTCTTCTGGTTGATTAAGGATACTGATTTTTTCCCG GACAAATTTGGTGTGAGATCTATCAGACATAATCCCGAGGAAATGATGGCTGCCCTCTACCTCCAAGTGAGTATTGTAAGCCAGGCTCTTATTTTCGTAACAAGGTCACGCAGTTGGTCCTTTGTTGAGCGCCCTGGATTCTTGTTGCTTGGAGCCTTCATGATTGCACAGTTG CTGGCAACTCTGATAGCTGTATACGCAAACTGGGGTTTCGCCAGAATTCACGGATGTGGATGGGGATGGGCTGGAGTCATATGGCTTTACAGTATTGTATTCTATTTCCCTCTTGATATCATGAAATTCGCTACTCGTTATGCTCTAAGCGGCAAGGCCTGGCAAAACATGATTGACAACAGG ACGGCTTTCTCCACCAAGAAAGACTACGGAAAAGAGGAGCGAGAAGCTCAGTGGGCCCTAGCTCAAAGGACTTTACACGGACTTCAACCACCAGAAGCCTCTAACATCTTCAATGACAAGAGCAGCTACAGAGAACTCTCCGAGATTGCTGAGCAAGCAAAGAGACGAGCAGAGGTCGCAAG GCTCCGAGAACTCCACACTCTTAAGGGGCATGTTGAATCCGTGGTGAAGCTAAAAGGCCTCGACATTGATACAATCCAACAACATTACACAGTCTAA
- the LOC141717211 gene encoding uncharacterized protein LOC141717211 has product MLEQLQTEFIKKTMIDQENTFQNQVRELHRLYSVERRLMSELKTEINQISLRGSKTGLGFNDSGYVYSRVEGIRVDQSLGEHSESCSTEILKRPKGFDLERRTEQEDDMSTGVSATDEERKKPMTDAPWKSGGTSIDAKFRDIELTLSIGGSSGRKRLESHKSLKLDNLREVQSSSIIKGEEFSDSSITPKAISSKNNEKGKQSHWVFQDLSLSRT; this is encoded by the exons ATGCTTGAACAACTCCAGACAGAGTTCATTAAGAAGACAATGATAGATCAAGAAAATACATTTCAAAACCAG GTAAGAGAACTTCATAGATTGTATAGTGTTGAAAGAAGGCTGATGAGTGAGCTAAAAACTGAAATCAATCAAATTTCTTTAAGGGGGTCAAAAACAGGTCTTGGTTTTAACGATTCAGGTTATGTATATTCACGGGTGGAAGGTATCAGAGTAGACCAAAGCTTAGGAGAACACAGTGAAAGCTGCTCTACTGAGATCCTAAAAAGGCCAAAGGGATTTGATCTAGAAAGGAGAACTGAGCAGGAAGATGATATGTCAACCGGAGTTAGTGCAACTGATGAAGAACGAAAGAAACCTATGACAGATGCACCCTGGAAGTCTGGTGGTACCAGTATAGATGCAAAGTTTAGGGACATAGAGCTGACCCTCAGCATTGGAGGTAGCAGTGGCAGAAAAAGATTAGAAAGTCATAAGAGCCTGAAATTAGATAACTTGAGGGAAGTCCAATCTTCTTCTATTATTAAAGGAGAGGAGTTCAGTGACTCGAGCATTACTCCCAAGGCTATTTCAAGCAAAAACAACGAAAAAGGCAAGCAGAGTCACTGGGTTTTTCAAGATTTGAGCCTGAGCAGAACATAG
- the LOC141717212 gene encoding cytochrome P450 CYP736A12-like: MSPKDFSILSVIVGALWWLIHQCLTMVRHDGRRPPPGPIGLPVIGHLHMLGKNPYRNLYKLSQKYGPIMSIRLGSIPTIIVSSPAAAELFLKIHDKVFASRPKSQAAEYLSYGTKGMAFTKYGVYWRNVRKFCTMELLSVAKVDSMSRMRREELGLLVESLKKAAGMGETVDVSEKVARLIQDMTCRMLFGMSRDDRFDLTEIIHELGELVVAFNIADYVPVLSALDLQGLTQRLKVASKRLDRILETIIDDHEQYARNDCTKLDRDFVDIILALKNNSKSTHEQLAQTIDRSNIKAIILDLIFGAIDTSQTAIEWIMSELMRHQRVMKLLQEEIRNVIVDCEYVEESHLSKLHYLDLVVKENLRLHPVAPLLAPHESMEDIMIDGYFIQKNSQIIINNWGLGRDPRIWSGNVEEFLPERFMGSNIDLHGKSFQLIPFGSGRRGCPGIHLGLINIKLVVAQLVHSFDWKLPFGMSPDELDMDETFGVSLPRARHLLAIPNFGQS, encoded by the exons ATGTCTCCGAAAGATTTTTCCATACTTTCAGTGATTGTAGGAGCGCTGTGGTGGCTCATCCATCAATGCCTAACCATGGTACGGCATGACGGCCGCAGGCCTCCGCCCGGTCCCATAGGTTTACCAGTTATCGGTCACCTCCACATGTTAGGAAAAAACCCCTACCGCAATCTCTACAAGTTGTCACAAAAATATGGTCCCATAATGTCCATCCGCCTAGGGTCCATCCCTACTATAATAGTCTCGTCTCCAGCTGCTGCTGAGCTCTTCCTCAAGATTCACGACAAGGTTTTTGCTAGCCGTCCTAAATCTCAGGCTGCTGAGTACTTATCCTATGGCACCAAAGGCATGGCATTTACCAAGTATGGTGTGTACTGGCGTAACGTGAGGAAGTTTTGCACAATGGAGCTTCTCAGCGTTGCGAAAGTCGACTCTATGTCCCGGATGAGGAGGGAGGAGCTTGGGTTGCTGGTGGAGTCGCTAAAAAAGGCAGCAGGGATGGGTGAGACTGTGGATGTTAGCGAGAAGGTGGCTCGTCTGATACAAGACATGACTTGTAGAATGTTGTTTGGGATGAGCAGGGATGATAGATTTGACTTGACTGAGATAATACACGAGTTGGGAGAGCTTGTAGTAGCCTTTAACATTGCTGATTATGTTCCAGTTTTAAGTGCACTTGATCTCCAG GGATTAACTCAACGGTTGAAAGTTGCCAGCAAAAGACTAGACAGAATCTTGGAAACCATCATTGATGATCATGAACAATATGCTAGAAATGACTGTACAAAGCTTGATAGGGATTTTGTTGATATTATTTTAGCATTGAAAAACAATTCTAAAAGTACTCATGAGCAATTAGCGCAGACCATTGATCGATCAAACATCAAAGCAATTATCTTGGACTTGATATTCGGAGCCATTGATACCTCCCAAACTGCCATCGAGTGGATCATGTCAGAACTCATGCGTCATCAAAGGGTGATGAAACTACTTCAAGAAGAAATTAGGAATGTCATAGTAGATTGTGAATATGTGGAAGAATCACATTTGTCAAAGCTACACTACCTAGATCTCGTAGTGAAGGAAAACTTGAGACTACATCCAGTGGCGCCGCTGTTAGCTCCTCATGAGTCAATGGAGGATATCATGATAGACGGTTATTTCATACAGAAGAATTCGCAGATAATCATTAACAATTGGGGCCTTGGTCGAGATCCTAGAATTTGGTCCGGAAATGTGGAAGAATTTCTTCCTGAAAGATTTATGGGCAGCAACATAGATCTTCACGGAAAAAGTTTTCAACTGATACCATTTGGTTCAGGCCGAAGAGGTTGTCCAGGTATACACCTAGGCCTAATAAACATTAAATTGGTGGTAGCTCAGTTGGTACACAGTTTTGATTGGAAGCTACCTTTTGGCATGTCACCTGATGAGTTAGATATGGATGAAACTTTTGGTGTGTCGTTGCCAAGAGCAAGGCATCTTCTGGCCATACCAAATTTTGGCCAAAGTTAA
- the LOC141721174 gene encoding putative glucose-6-phosphate 1-epimerase translates to MSIEKVNVEHCKGINGLDKVILREIRGSSAEVYLYGAHVTSWKNDCGEELLFVSNKAIFKPPKAIRGGIPICFPQFSSHGSLDQHGFARNRVWNIDSDPPPFPTSSSSKAFIDLILKPSEDDLKIWPHSFEFRLRIALGPGGDLMLTSRIRNTNTDGKPFTFTFAYHTYFSVSDISEVRVEGLETLDYLDNLQNKERFTEQGDAITFESEVDKIYLSTPTKIAILDHEKKRTFVIRKDGLPDAVVWNPWDRRAKAIVDLGDDEYKHMLCVEAAAVEKPITLKPGEEWRGRQELSTVPSSYCSGQLDPRRVLGS, encoded by the exons ATGTCGATCGAAAAGGTTAATGTTGAGCACTGTAAAGGCATCAATGGCCTCGATAAAGTCATTCTCCGAGAAATTCGCGGCAGTTCTGCTGAG GTATATCTGTATGGGGCCCATGTGACTTCTTGGAAAAATGATTGTGGCGAGGAGTTGCTTTTTGTCAGTAATAAG GCGATTTTCAAGCCTCCAAAGGCAATACGGGGAGGTATTCCAATATGCTTCCCTCAA TTTTCAAGCCATGGTTCGCTTGACCAGCATGGTTTTGCTAGAAATAGGGTCTGGAACATTGATTCTGACCCCCCTCCTTTTCcaacaagctcttcaagtaaaGCATTCATTGACCTGATTCTTAAGCCCTCTGAGGATGATCTAAAGATCTGGCCTCATAG TTTCGAGTTTCGCCTGAGAATTGCCCTAGGACCTGGAGGAGATCTGATGTTGACTTCTCGTATCAGAAATACCAATACTGATGGAAAGCCATTTACATTCACATTTGCTTATCATACCTATTTCTCTGTATCAGATATCAG TGAAGTTCGGGTTGAAGGACTGGAGACTCTGGACTATCTTGACAATCTGCAGAATAAAGAGAGATTTACTGAACAAGGCGATGCCATAACATTTGAATCAGAA GTTGACAAAATATATCTCAGCACGCCAACCAAGATAGCGATTTTGGATCATGAAAAGAAGCGGACATTTGTGATTCGCAAAGACGGACTTCCAGATGCTG TTGTGTGGAATCCTTGGGACAGGAGGGCAAAAGCTATTGTCGATCTTGGCGACGATGAATATAAGCACATGCTTTGTGTTGAGGCTGCTGCAGTAGAAAAACCCATCACACTGAAGCCTGGTGAGGAGTGGAGAGGAAGGCAGGAACTCTCTACTGTTCCTTCAAGTTATTGCAGTGGGCAGCTTGATCCCCGGAGAGTCCTGGGCAGTTAA